A window of the Emys orbicularis isolate rEmyOrb1 chromosome 1, rEmyOrb1.hap1, whole genome shotgun sequence genome harbors these coding sequences:
- the FEZF1 gene encoding fez family zinc finger protein 1: MDNSSHHTATKILATSPARESLSARSNMISSSKPLAFSIERIMARTPEPQSIPVPPFLQGSVPKGDPKHSLHLNSSIPCMIPFVPVAYDPLPKAGVAGSEARKAHLDSSASPFSCGDLLNCALSLKGDFPRDALPLQQYKLVRPRVVNHSSFHAMGALCYFNRGDGPCHPSSSVNIHPVASYFLSSPLHPQPKAYLAERNKLVLPSVEKYPSGVAFKDLSQAQLQHYMKESAQILSEKIAFKSSEFSRSSPSSKPKVFTCEVCGKVFNAHYNLTRHMPVHTGARPFVCKVCGKGFRQASTLCRHKIIHTQEKPHKCNQCGKAFNRSSTLNTHTRIHAGYKPFVCEFCGKGFHQKGNYKNHKLTHSGEKQFKCNICNKAFHQVYNLTFHMHTHNDKKPFTCPTCGKGFCRNFDLKKHVRKLHDSALGLPRAPAEPGPDQTLQPPGPLLQQPHHP; this comes from the exons ATGGACAATAGTAGCCACCACACGGCGACCAAAATCTTAGCAACTTCTCCAGCCAGAGAGAGCCTGTCTGCTCGAAGCAACATGATCAGCTCCTCCAAACCCCTGGCTTTTTCCATTGAGCGAATCATGGCCAGGACTCCAGAGCCCCAGTCCATTCCGGTGCCGCCCTTCCTCCAAGGATCCGTGCCCAAAGGAGACCCCAAACACTCTCTGCACCTCAACTCCTCCATCCCCTGCATGATCCCCTTTGTCCCGGTGGCGTACGACCCCCTCCCCAAAGCGGGGGTGGCCGGATCAGAGGCCAGGAAGGCTCACTTGgactcctctgcctcccccttcAGCTGCGGCGATCTATTGAACTGTGCCCTGAGCCTAAAAGGCGATTTCCCCCGCGacgccctgcccctgcagcagtACAAACTGGTGAGACCGCGAGTGGTCAATCACTCCTCTTTCCACGCCATGGGAGCGCTGTGCTACTTCAACCGCGGCGACGGCCCTTGTCACCCGTCGTCCAGCGTCAACATCCACCCGGTGGCTTCTTATTTCCTCAGCTCGCCTTTGCACCCGCAGCCCAAGGCGTATCTGGCGGAGAGAAACAAACTGGTGCTGCCGTCCGTGGAAAAGTACCCTTCCGGAGTGGCCTTTAAAGACTTATCGCAGGCTCAGCTCCAGCACTACATGAAAGAAAGTGCCCAGATCCTATCGGAAAAAATCGCGTTCAAGAGCTCGGAGTTCAGCCGGAGCTCTCCCAGCAGCAAGCCCAAAGTTTTCACGTGTGAAGTTTGTGGAAAG GTATTTAATGCACATTATAATTTAACTCGCCACATGCCAGTCCACACAGGAGCCAGACCCTTTGTTTGCAAAGTTTGTGGCAAGGGCTTCAGACAAGCAAGCACTCTCTGCCGGCACAAGATCATACACACCCAG GAAAAGCCTCACAAGTGTAACCAGTGCGGCAAAGCGTTTAACCGAAGTTCcactttaaacacacacacacgaatccATGCCGGCTACAAACCTTTTGTTTGTGAATTTTGTGGCAAAGGATTTCATCAAAAAG GTAATTACAAAAACCACAAACTGACCCACAGCGGCGAAAAGCAGTTCAAGTGCAATATCTGCAACAAGGCTTTCCATCAGGTGTACAACCTGACCTTCCACATGCACACCCACAACGACAAGAAGCCCTTCACCTGCCCCACCTGTGGCAAGGGCTTCTGCAGGAACTTTGATCTCAAGAAGCACGTCCGCAAGCTGCACGACAGCGCCCTGGGACTGCCGCGAGCCCCTGCCGAGCCGGGGCCAGACCAGACGCTGCAGCCGCCGGGCCCGCTGCTGCAACAGCCGCACCATCCGTGA